A region of Maridesulfovibrio sp. DNA encodes the following proteins:
- a CDS encoding TRAP transporter small permease — MSEASKFLFKNFDLFVSGFFLCITVAVVIVNVALRYLFQSGLFWAEEVSTTAFIWSVFVGSAAAYRYKMHIGIDMISQIGPKVWRNFIAVVIDLLMLVINGYIVYLSVLYIQANKLKRTPVLDIPAVYVNLALTVGFSLMTIYALGFLYTDLRKLFGNRAEGE, encoded by the coding sequence ATGTCTGAAGCATCAAAATTTCTATTCAAAAATTTCGACCTTTTTGTCAGCGGCTTTTTTCTCTGCATCACCGTTGCAGTGGTCATAGTCAATGTCGCGCTGCGCTATCTATTTCAGAGCGGGCTGTTCTGGGCTGAGGAAGTTTCCACCACAGCATTCATCTGGTCCGTATTTGTCGGTTCGGCTGCGGCGTACCGGTACAAAATGCATATCGGAATCGACATGATCAGCCAGATCGGCCCCAAAGTATGGCGCAATTTCATTGCCGTGGTCATTGACCTGCTCATGCTCGTCATCAATGGATACATTGTCTATCTCAGTGTCCTCTACATTCAGGCCAACAAGCTGAAACGCACACCAGTATTGGATATTCCGGCTGTCTACGTAAACCTGGCACTAACAGTAGGGTTCTCGCTAATGACAATCTACGCACTGGGCTTTTTATACACTGACCTGCGCAAACTTTTCGGCAACCGGGCGGAAGGAGAATAG
- a CDS encoding C4-dicarboxylate TRAP transporter substrate-binding protein produces MSFKKTLSVLCAGAVLILSMGTQCMADDYKLTLKLSHVFSPAEQLSKSMDAVAESIYEKTDGAINIQTFPQAQLPAYKEGVEQVVRGAKFISVEDPSFIGDYVPDFKALYAPMLYRSFDEYVNLTHTDLVKKMQAEAEKQGIKILALDYIYGFRNLITQKVIKTPADLKGMKIRTPGSKSYIDTLTAMGAVATPLPWGETLSAVQQGVVDGLEGSEFTNIGTKVYEGPTKNVANTRHILGTCGVYISTKVWNDIPAKYQKIIQDEFTSGANHMVNLLKSQHGGVVKELESYGVKFNEVDGDAFRAALKPLYKEQKGMTPGVFQSIFKELDAMRK; encoded by the coding sequence ATGAGCTTCAAGAAGACCCTTTCCGTGCTTTGTGCAGGCGCTGTCCTGATCCTGTCCATGGGCACCCAGTGTATGGCTGACGATTACAAACTGACCCTGAAGCTGAGTCACGTATTCAGCCCTGCCGAGCAGCTTTCCAAATCCATGGATGCCGTGGCCGAATCAATTTACGAAAAAACCGACGGCGCCATCAACATCCAGACTTTTCCACAGGCCCAGCTTCCCGCATATAAGGAAGGCGTAGAACAGGTTGTGCGCGGCGCAAAATTCATCTCAGTTGAAGATCCTTCTTTCATCGGCGATTATGTTCCCGATTTCAAGGCTCTCTATGCTCCCATGCTCTATCGCAGCTTTGATGAATACGTAAACCTGACCCATACCGACCTCGTAAAAAAAATGCAGGCCGAAGCTGAAAAACAGGGCATCAAAATTCTTGCCCTCGACTACATTTACGGATTCCGTAACCTGATTACCCAGAAAGTCATCAAGACTCCCGCAGATCTCAAAGGAATGAAAATCCGTACCCCCGGTTCCAAATCCTACATCGACACCCTTACCGCCATGGGCGCTGTTGCTACTCCCCTGCCATGGGGCGAAACCCTCTCCGCAGTGCAGCAGGGTGTTGTTGACGGTCTCGAAGGTTCCGAATTCACAAACATCGGCACCAAAGTATACGAAGGCCCGACCAAAAACGTAGCCAACACCCGCCACATCCTCGGAACCTGCGGTGTATACATCTCCACCAAGGTCTGGAACGACATTCCGGCCAAATACCAGAAAATTATTCAGGACGAATTCACCAGCGGTGCAAACCACATGGTCAACCTGCTTAAATCCCAGCATGGCGGCGTGGTCAAGGAACTCGAATCCTACGGCGTGAAGTTCAACGAAGTTGACGGTGACGCTTTCCGCGCAGCCCTGAAACCTCTTTACAAAGAGCAGAAAGGCATGACCCCCGGCGTATTCCAGTCCATCTTCAAAGAACTCGACGCAATGAGAAAATAA
- a CDS encoding MBL fold metallo-hydrolase — protein MTSSLLRELSAKVQRIEYCGMFVDLVRTSRGTVRVGSMPDVTKFVTEHGFREETVVVPGWEVSQAGDNRTGEEFVLWQAQIRGGILKEYVGLKHNVEQLHRNLERIFPYFFDDKNLSVERKDWLGKWFHLNVAGPVYRNGELEICFEDGDIVISDAGEVLYRRNDFWPAESPDTAIENLLKTIPRDRKTRSHLEVLPVGCGNGVYGTTANTIVRFGEYVIWIDPCGYPAHTLARHGVHWDDVTHFLFTHNHEDHVQGFTACLQRARKYNRKLKLILAENVFRVLADLYYPLFPDLEEYVEIVPLQPGVPLQLGPIQIDSRWNHHILPYGTIGLKISAGGRCFGYSGDTKYDEQINEVLDRAELEAEWFSSCDLVFHEIEFDNPDSVHTHWKQVESLQEKISGRVLGYHCFFLANSPFPLAEEGRWYVLDGHC, from the coding sequence ATGACTAGCAGTTTGTTGCGAGAGCTGTCAGCGAAGGTACAGCGGATAGAGTATTGCGGGATGTTTGTTGATCTGGTGCGTACCTCAAGGGGCACCGTAAGGGTCGGCAGCATGCCGGATGTTACAAAGTTTGTGACAGAACACGGCTTTCGCGAAGAGACTGTAGTCGTCCCCGGTTGGGAAGTATCTCAGGCGGGGGATAACCGAACCGGGGAAGAGTTTGTGCTCTGGCAGGCCCAGATCAGGGGCGGCATATTAAAGGAATATGTAGGCTTGAAGCATAATGTGGAGCAGCTCCACCGGAATCTTGAACGAATTTTTCCATATTTTTTTGATGACAAAAACCTTTCCGTGGAACGTAAAGACTGGCTGGGCAAATGGTTCCATTTGAATGTCGCTGGCCCGGTCTACAGGAATGGTGAGCTGGAAATCTGTTTTGAAGACGGAGATATTGTTATCTCGGATGCCGGTGAAGTCCTGTATCGGCGCAACGATTTCTGGCCGGCTGAAAGTCCTGACACAGCCATTGAGAACCTGCTGAAAACAATTCCTAGAGACAGAAAAACACGCAGCCACCTCGAGGTTCTCCCGGTCGGTTGCGGTAACGGTGTTTACGGCACAACGGCCAACACCATTGTGCGTTTCGGTGAATATGTGATCTGGATAGATCCTTGCGGGTATCCGGCGCATACCCTTGCCCGGCACGGAGTCCATTGGGACGACGTGACTCATTTTCTGTTCACCCATAATCATGAAGATCATGTGCAGGGTTTTACCGCCTGCCTCCAGCGGGCACGTAAATACAACCGCAAGCTGAAGTTGATTCTTGCAGAAAATGTATTCCGGGTGCTGGCAGATCTTTACTACCCGCTTTTCCCCGATCTGGAAGAGTATGTAGAGATCGTTCCCTTGCAGCCCGGAGTCCCGTTGCAGTTAGGGCCAATCCAGATAGACAGCCGCTGGAATCATCATATCCTTCCCTACGGGACCATCGGTCTGAAAATTTCAGCCGGGGGAAGATGTTTCGGCTACTCCGGTGATACCAAGTATGATGAACAGATTAATGAAGTTCTGGACCGTGCTGAATTGGAAGCCGAATGGTTCAGTTCCTGTGATCTTGTTTTTCACGAAATTGAATTTGATAACCCGGACAGCGTTCACACCCATTGGAAACAGGTTGAGTCCTTGCAGGAGAAAATTTCCGGCAGGGTGCTTGGGTATCATTGTTTCTTTCTGGCCAACAGTCCTTTTCCCTTGGCGGAGGAGGGGCGTTGGTATGTTCTGGATGGGCACTGCTAA
- a CDS encoding glycerophosphodiester phosphodiesterase encodes MMLIGHRGCKYPGYNQNTIRSFEKVTSEGVPAIEFDVQLCADGKLVIVHNLDLEEVSTGRGEVSSTDSETLKTLFAGDPDQGKDRIPFLAEVFDFFASCDPVKRPAIHMELKGNNTGRKAGELFNEYVAAGKLETTDLLASSFNWKELEALRKVCPEAKIALLDGAIRRNILLKKTGPEGERYFAELFAYGNEDYMLPRFPALPENMALLDKICTEPHIHALLAQELEDCLNGKYYTEELLNSACSMNATSVNLWYRTVSPEFVKKAHARKLAVFVYTANLPEEWKILADMGVDGVFTDFYATAVKTLADYKY; translated from the coding sequence ATGATGCTGATAGGACACAGGGGCTGCAAATACCCCGGTTACAACCAGAACACCATCCGCTCTTTTGAGAAGGTTACTTCCGAAGGAGTCCCGGCTATTGAATTCGACGTGCAGCTCTGCGCTGACGGAAAACTGGTCATCGTCCACAATCTGGACCTCGAAGAAGTATCCACAGGCAGGGGTGAAGTATCCAGCACGGACTCCGAAACCCTGAAGACGCTCTTTGCGGGCGACCCGGATCAAGGCAAAGACCGCATCCCCTTTCTGGCGGAAGTCTTCGACTTCTTTGCCTCCTGCGATCCGGTCAAACGCCCGGCCATCCACATGGAGCTGAAAGGAAACAATACCGGCAGAAAAGCCGGGGAATTGTTCAACGAATACGTTGCTGCAGGAAAACTGGAGACTACAGACCTGCTGGCCAGTTCTTTCAACTGGAAAGAACTGGAGGCTTTAAGAAAAGTCTGCCCCGAAGCTAAAATAGCACTGCTTGACGGAGCCATACGCCGCAACATATTGTTAAAAAAGACAGGTCCCGAGGGTGAGCGGTATTTTGCGGAGCTTTTTGCCTACGGCAATGAAGACTACATGCTGCCGAGATTTCCAGCTCTCCCGGAAAACATGGCCCTGCTTGATAAAATTTGCACTGAACCGCATATCCATGCCCTGCTTGCACAGGAACTTGAAGACTGCCTGAACGGAAAATATTATACGGAAGAACTTCTGAACAGCGCCTGTTCCATGAATGCTACTTCTGTCAATCTGTGGTATCGTACAGTCTCGCCGGAATTCGTTAAAAAAGCCCATGCAAGAAAACTTGCTGTTTTTGTTTATACCGCCAACCTTCCTGAAGAATGGAAAATCCTTGCCGACATGGGAGTTGACGGTGTTTTCACTGATTTTTACGCAACCGCAGTCAAAACACTGGCTGATTATAAATATTAA
- a CDS encoding TRAP transporter large permease, with product MLTFPITIVMTLYFTSIPIAFALLAAGLAYFTFGDVGTPPDLILQKFITSTASFPLLAIPFFIMAGEIMNFSGISSSLMKMADVLTGHLRGGLAQVNVLLSTLMGGISGSANADAAMQSKILVPQMTKRGYSVPFATAITAASSAIAPVIPPGINLIIYALIAQVSVAKMFIGGYMPGILMCLALMLTVNFIARKRDYKPSREKMASGREIIKQARESIWGLLLPLGIIAGIRFGVFTPTEAGAMAVLFCIIIGAFFYKKLRWEHFPIIMKNTILGTSSVMLIIIAASVFGQYMSWERIPHQLTKAILAISDSPWLILVVINILLLVLGMFLEGGALLIIVAPLLVPLVKNMGIDLTHFGLIMIVNIMIGGITPPFGSMMFTTCAITGSTVGEFCREIWPFILALLAVLVIVTYMPSVVMFLPNLL from the coding sequence ATGCTTACATTTCCCATAACCATTGTAATGACGCTCTATTTTACAAGCATTCCTATCGCCTTTGCGCTCTTGGCTGCAGGTCTTGCATATTTCACTTTCGGCGATGTAGGCACACCGCCGGATCTAATCCTGCAGAAGTTCATAACTTCCACCGCTTCCTTTCCTCTGCTTGCCATCCCTTTTTTTATCATGGCCGGCGAAATCATGAACTTCTCCGGCATCAGTTCCAGCCTCATGAAAATGGCTGATGTCCTGACCGGACACCTGCGCGGCGGGCTTGCCCAGGTCAACGTGCTGCTTTCAACTCTCATGGGCGGTATTTCCGGTTCCGCCAACGCAGACGCGGCCATGCAGTCCAAAATTCTTGTCCCGCAAATGACAAAGCGCGGCTACAGCGTACCCTTTGCGACCGCCATTACTGCAGCGTCATCAGCCATTGCCCCGGTAATTCCTCCGGGCATCAACCTGATCATTTATGCCCTCATCGCACAGGTTTCAGTGGCCAAAATGTTTATCGGCGGTTATATGCCGGGCATACTGATGTGTTTAGCCCTGATGCTCACCGTGAATTTTATTGCCAGAAAAAGGGACTACAAACCCTCCCGCGAAAAAATGGCTTCCGGCAGGGAAATCATCAAACAGGCACGGGAATCAATCTGGGGCCTGCTGTTGCCGCTGGGTATCATCGCCGGTATCCGCTTCGGGGTATTCACCCCCACGGAAGCAGGTGCCATGGCAGTCCTTTTCTGCATAATCATCGGTGCCTTCTTCTACAAGAAACTGCGCTGGGAACATTTTCCCATCATCATGAAGAACACCATTCTGGGTACCAGCTCGGTAATGCTGATTATCATTGCGGCTTCTGTTTTCGGGCAGTACATGAGCTGGGAACGCATCCCCCACCAATTGACCAAGGCGATTCTGGCTATCTCCGATTCACCGTGGCTCATTCTGGTTGTCATCAACATCCTGCTTCTTGTTCTGGGCATGTTCCTTGAAGGCGGGGCGCTGCTCATCATCGTTGCCCCTCTGCTGGTTCCGCTGGTCAAAAACATGGGCATAGACCTGACCCATTTCGGCCTGATCATGATCGTAAACATCATGATCGGGGGCATAACCCCGCCCTTCGGTTCAATGATGTTCACGACCTGTGCCATCACCGGATCTACGGTAGGGGAATTCTGCCGGGAAATATGGCCCTTTATTCTGGCCCTGCTGGCGGTGCTGGTTATCGTGACCTACATGCCCTCAGTGGTCATGTTTCTGCCTAATTTGTTGTAG
- a CDS encoding LacI family DNA-binding transcriptional regulator, translating to MSTIHDVARLAQVSTATVSRVINSPENVRKETREKVLRAMKMCNYKYNALARGFATKKSNTIGLILPSINNPVFAESTLGVQEFAEKQQIKVILGNTSYKASQEKSLIKALRESQVDGLIITTTDPKGDIIKNLVTEKIPFVLLFSTIKGGEISAVGVDNYRGGYVATEHLISLGHSRIGMIAGTFSVTDRSYHRWHGYRQCLKDNGIAYDKELLVQTEYSLAGGRDSIKQLLGLETPPSAVFCSNDYIALGAIKGARESGLTLPEDLSIVGFDDMPTASYMVPALTTVRQPAYEMGRRACELLLQIMETPEKTVQHMMETKLVVRESTASVLPKTEAGDNKDRQ from the coding sequence GTGAGTACCATTCATGATGTTGCACGACTTGCGCAAGTATCCACCGCCACGGTGTCCCGGGTAATAAATTCCCCGGAAAATGTGCGCAAAGAAACCCGGGAAAAAGTTCTCCGGGCCATGAAGATGTGCAACTATAAATACAATGCTCTTGCACGCGGCTTTGCCACCAAGAAATCCAATACAATCGGATTGATATTACCAAGCATCAACAACCCCGTTTTCGCTGAATCAACTCTCGGAGTTCAGGAATTCGCCGAAAAGCAGCAGATCAAAGTAATCCTCGGCAACACATCCTACAAGGCTTCACAGGAAAAAAGCCTGATTAAAGCCTTACGTGAAAGCCAGGTGGACGGACTGATCATTACCACGACCGACCCCAAGGGCGATATAATCAAAAACCTTGTGACTGAAAAAATCCCTTTTGTCCTGCTTTTCAGCACGATTAAAGGGGGCGAAATTTCTGCCGTTGGTGTTGATAACTATCGTGGCGGGTACGTTGCAACTGAACATCTTATTTCCCTTGGACACAGCAGGATCGGGATGATTGCAGGCACCTTTTCAGTGACTGACAGATCATACCACCGCTGGCACGGATACCGCCAGTGCCTTAAGGATAACGGCATCGCCTATGATAAGGAGCTGCTGGTCCAGACCGAATATTCCCTTGCCGGGGGACGGGATTCAATTAAACAGCTGCTCGGGTTGGAGACTCCGCCCAGCGCGGTTTTCTGCTCCAACGACTACATCGCTCTCGGAGCAATCAAAGGGGCAAGAGAGTCCGGACTGACACTGCCAGAAGACCTGTCCATCGTGGGCTTTGATGATATGCCCACAGCTTCATACATGGTCCCGGCCCTGACAACTGTCCGCCAGCCGGCCTACGAAATGGGACGGCGGGCCTGTGAACTTCTGCTGCAGATAATGGAAACACCGGAAAAAACGGTGCAACATATGATGGAGACCAAACTGGTTGTCCGTGAATCCACCGCCTCCGTATTGCCAAAGACGGAAGCCGGAGACAACAAGGACAGACAGTAG